TCGGGGAAGTAATCGAAGGGCTTATCTACCCTGGCTACAAGGTAAAGGGAAAATCCGTCAGCCCAATCATGAAGATAGAGCGAGACCATCGGAGGGTTGACTTCGCCGTTGCGGGCGATAGGGTCGCCCTGATGCTTGAGTACGAAGTCCCATGCGAGGAAGGCGAAGAGCTGGAAATCTACCAGTCGTGAGGTGATGGCATGATAATCTGGGACGACCACTTCCACGTTGACCCCTACAAGGGACTCTTCCTTGAGGCGGTCAAGCAGTTCCACCACGCTGGAGGGACGCATCTCGTCGTGGTATATAAGACCGCCCACGACTACGATTTTAGCGGAGCGAAGGCGGAGGACTTCATGAAGGCGATGGACTTCCACATCGAGCTCGTCGAGAAGATAAACAGGGAAACTCCGGTCAAAGCCTATGCCGTCGTTGGAGTTCACCCTGCGGAGTTCGTTTATCTTGCGGAGCAGAGAGGGTTGAACTACGCGAAAAACGAGGTCATGAAGGCCCTCGAATACGCACAAAAGCTCTGCCTTGATGGGAAGGCCATAGCCATAGGTGAGATAGGCAGGCCGCACTATCCCGTTCCAGAGGAAATCTGGGAGGCGAGCATCGAGCTGATGAAATATGGAATGGCCTTGGCAAAGGAAGCCGACTGCGCCGTTCAGCTCCACACGGAGAGCTTCGACGAAGCTAAATTCAGGGAGCTGGGCGAGATTGTTAAGGAAGTCGGAATAAAGCCCTACAGGGTCGTCAAGCACTTCTCTCCTCCTCTCGTCAAGATTGCCGAGGAGGTTGGAGTATTTCCGAGCATCATAGCGAGCAGAAAGAACATCAAGGCGGCGATAGAGCAGGGAAACAGGTTCATGATGGAGACGGATTACATAGACGACAAAAGAAGGCCGGGAGCGGTTCTCGGGCCGAAGACCGTGCCGAGGCGCACCAAAGCCTTCCTCCAGAACGGCCTATTCACGGAGGAGGACGTTTACAAAATCCACGTGGAGAACCCGAAGAAGGTCTACGGGGTAGAGGTTGAGGAGTAGAGCACCTTTCCCTCGCCCAGAACTGTCTTTATGAGGCTGTCTCTCCTTTTTCTGAACTCTTTTCCCCTGCCGCTTCCAGTATCTCCCTGAGAACGCTCTCGGAGATTCTAAAGCCGTGCTTTCTGAGTTCCTTGATGTAAGGACGGACCTCTTTAATCAGCCTCCGCCTTTTGGCGAGGAGAAGCAACCCGAGGGTTCCCGTTACCCTCAACCCAAAGCCTCTCGCAACTTTTCTCGCGTCCTTGTCGTCAAGAACGACCAAATCAATCTCATTTTCGAGGGCAAACGCTATCGTCTCGGCCTCCCCGTGGTCAATCATCTCAAGCAGGAACTTGACGACCCTCTGGTTTCTAACTGAAGCCCTCTTCAGAAAATCCACGTTTTCGATGTCAATTGCCTCCTCATGTCCAGCGCCCTCAACGACGGTCTCGTGATAGACGGCGTCAGTGATGTAGACCTCATCGAAAAGTTCGTTCAAGATATTGAGCAACTTCAGCTTGGCGAGGAAGATGAGAGGGGACGAGTTCACCGCAACCCTCACGAGAGTCCCTCCAGAACCCTGAGGTCGTTCTCAAGCTCTTCCTCGTCGTAGGGAATTCCCTCACCTTCTTTTGCGAGGAGTTCAATGAACTCCCACTTGCTTAGACCTGCCAACCTTCTCGCCTGACCGAAGGAGAGTATACCCTTCTCGTACAGCCTGAGCGCAAGCTCGACCTTAACCCTCCTCTCGATTTCCTCGTCGGGTATTTTCATCATTCCCGGGAGCTCGACGACTATTTTCTTTCCCATTCTCCCACCGATTTAACATTGGAGGGGACAGTATTTAACCCCTTCGCCCAGTATTATACCCTCCGGGAGGAGGGAAATCTATAAATACCCGGAGGGAGGAGGGAAATGGATATCATAGGTATTTTAGGATTCATTGGGGTAGCTTTATATTTTGTGGCCGTACTAGTCGTCGCTTCTCTAAATGCGCACCCATATCCAAGAGAGTGCGAGTCCAAGGAATGTGCAAAAACTGGCATGAACTATGGAGTCGGGTTAATTAGCCTTGGAATTGTGGC
This window of the Thermococcus thermotolerans genome carries:
- a CDS encoding TatD family hydrolase translates to MIIWDDHFHVDPYKGLFLEAVKQFHHAGGTHLVVVYKTAHDYDFSGAKAEDFMKAMDFHIELVEKINRETPVKAYAVVGVHPAEFVYLAEQRGLNYAKNEVMKALEYAQKLCLDGKAIAIGEIGRPHYPVPEEIWEASIELMKYGMALAKEADCAVQLHTESFDEAKFRELGEIVKEVGIKPYRVVKHFSPPLVKIAEEVGVFPSIIASRKNIKAAIEQGNRFMMETDYIDDKRRPGAVLGPKTVPRRTKAFLQNGLFTEEDVYKIHVENPKKVYGVEVEE
- the pbp11 gene encoding tRNA-binding protein Pbp11, with amino-acid sequence MELSLFRRIFRKKEKSDVEIVSKHPVGRFRVEKSLKVFSRQVLIGEVIEGLIYPGYKVKGKSVSPIMKIERDHRRVDFAVAGDRVALMLEYEVPCEEGEELEIYQS
- a CDS encoding DUF3368 domain-containing protein → MRVAVNSSPLIFLAKLKLLNILNELFDEVYITDAVYHETVVEGAGHEEAIDIENVDFLKRASVRNQRVVKFLLEMIDHGEAETIAFALENEIDLVVLDDKDARKVARGFGLRVTGTLGLLLLAKRRRLIKEVRPYIKELRKHGFRISESVLREILEAAGEKSSEKGETAS
- a CDS encoding UPF0175 family protein, which produces MGKKIVVELPGMMKIPDEEIERRVKVELALRLYEKGILSFGQARRLAGLSKWEFIELLAKEGEGIPYDEEELENDLRVLEGLS